CCGGTTCGCTGAAAACGCTGGTGCTCGGCTTCGCTTCGCTGAGCGACGTGCACTGGACCGCATCGGGCCACGTGATCCTCATGACGCTGGTGGGCGGCCTCGGCACGCTCTCGGGTCCTCTGGTGGGCTCGGCCGTGGTGGTGCTGCTGGAGAACAAGGTCGGCGACTTCGGCACCTTCATGGCGCGCCTCACGGGTGTCGACTGGTTCAACACGCTCGGCGAATCGGTGACCATGGTCACGGGCCTGATCTTCGTGATCTGCGTGCTCGCATTCCGCAAGGGCATCATGGGCGAGGTCATCGCTTTCATCGACCGCCGGCGCGGCAAGGTTTGATGAAAGGAAAGAAGGCGGACCATGTCCGCCTTCTTCGCTTCTGGGGCCAGAACCCCGCTCAGGGCACCACGGTAATGCGGTTGGTCGCGGGCGGTGCCAGTGGGCTGTTCGCCTTGATGTAGGCCTCCAGGGCGTCCACGTCCTGGTCGCCGCCCAGGGTGTCCGTGCCCTGGTTGAAGACCGTGAAGTTGTCTCCGCCGGTGGCCAGAAAGCTGTTCATCGTCACGCGGTAGCTCGTGCCGTCGGTCATCGCGGTGCCGTTGAGTGCCAGGTTGCTGATGCGCGAGCCCGCGGGCGCCGAGAGGCTGAAGCTGTAGCTCAGGCTGCGCGAAGGCAGCAGCACCCTCGGCGCGGCGACCGTGTTGGTGCCGCTGTTGAACTGCTGCTCGAGCAGGGCCTTGATCTGCGCGCCGGTCATCGTCTTCACCACCAGGCTGTTGCCAAAGGGCTGCACGCTGAAGATCTGGCCATAGGTCACGCTGCCGTCGTTGGCCGGCACGAGGTCGGCCCGCACGCCGCCCGGGTTCATGAAGGCGATTTGCGCGCCGCCCTTGTTGCTGGGGGTGGTGGCATCGAGCTGCGCATCCGCAATCAGGTTGCCGAGCACGCTTTCCCGGGACGTCGTTTGCGTGCGCGTCGCCGGCCCCGAGAGGGTGCCCACCACCCGCTGCACCAGCGGGGCCGCAACGGAAAGGTATTGGCTGATGAGCGCGGCCACTTCCTGGTTCTTGCCGAACACGGGGTATTGGTCGGTCAGCGCCACCGTATTGGCACCGCTGGTGTAGGCCTCTCCCTGGACGATCACGTTGTCGGCCGACTTGGCCGAGACCTTGCGCGTGCGCGTGTCGATCGTCAGGTTGATGTCGGTCAGCAAGGTGCCGTACTGGCCGGCGCTCGTCAGCAGGAAGGGCTTGGCCGGGTTCGTCTTTGCGTAGTCGCAGATGTACGAGCGGTGCGTGTGGCCCGAGATCACCACGTCCACCGCCGCATCGAGCTTGTTGAGGATCGGCAGGATGTCGCCGCTCAGCCCCGCGCAACTCTTGTCGTTGTAGCCGACGGTGGTCGTGGCGCCTTCGTGCACCACGACGACGATCGCGTCGGCGCCCTCGGCCTTCAATTGCGGAATCAGCGCATTGGCGGTGTCCGCCTCGTCCTTGAAGCTCAGGCCCGCGACGCCGGCCGGCGTCACGATGCTTGGCGTGCCCTTGAGGGTCATGCCGATGAACGCCACCTTCACGGTGGCGCCGTCCTTGGTGAAGGTCTTCATGCCCGTGGCGGGGAAGAGCGTGTGGCCGTCGGCCTTCACGGTGTTGGCCGCCAGGAACCCGAAGTTGGC
The Variovorax paradoxus genome window above contains:
- a CDS encoding bifunctional metallophosphatase/5'-nucleotidase, coding for MPASLKHLAMAGVVLATLSACGGSNDSNGFIPFLPPPAPAPAPAAPPPAPATPSSVDVKLIAFNDLHGNLEPPRLSITAPANGGGTVPVPAGGAAYLASAIASLKSKNENNAVVSAGDMIGASPLVSALFLDEPTIEAVNAMKIDFNAVGNHEFDKGQTELLRMKNGGCAKNTPLEPCRVNKAFPGANFGFLAANTVKADGHTLFPATGMKTFTKDGATVKVAFIGMTLKGTPSIVTPAGVAGLSFKDEADTANALIPQLKAEGADAIVVVVHEGATTTVGYNDKSCAGLSGDILPILNKLDAAVDVVISGHTHRSYICDYAKTNPAKPFLLTSAGQYGTLLTDINLTIDTRTRKVSAKSADNVIVQGEAYTSGANTVALTDQYPVFGKNQEVAALISQYLSVAAPLVQRVVGTLSGPATRTQTTSRESVLGNLIADAQLDATTPSNKGGAQIAFMNPGGVRADLVPANDGSVTYGQIFSVQPFGNSLVVKTMTGAQIKALLEQQFNSGTNTVAAPRVLLPSRSLSYSFSLSAPAGSRISNLALNGTAMTDGTSYRVTMNSFLATGGDNFTVFNQGTDTLGGDQDVDALEAYIKANSPLAPPATNRITVVP